A stretch of DNA from Papio anubis isolate 15944 chromosome 4, Panubis1.0, whole genome shotgun sequence:
cccaggctggagtacagtggcacgatctcagctcactgcaacctctgcctcctgggttcaagcaattctcctgtctcggcctcccaagtagctgggattatagacgcctgccaccacacctggctatttttgtatttttagtagagatggggtttcatcatattttcaggctggtctcaaactcctgacctcaggtgatccacccctcctcggcctcccaaagtgctgggattactgaacCACTTTGCCCGACCAACACCAATCCTTCTTAAACTCCTCCAACAAACTGAGGAGCGGGAACATTTCCTAACTCATTCCATGAAGCCAGTATTAACCTAATACTAAAGCCATttaaagacatcacaagaaaacaaaCCAGTATCTCTTATAATTCTAGATGTAAAAGTCCTTAACAAAATagcagcaaaccaaatccaacagcatagtAAGAGGATTATATGTAGCTgggggcatggtagctcatgtctgcattcctagaactttgggatgccaaaataggcagatcactttgagatcaggagttcaaaaccggcctgggcaacatggcaaaaccgcatctctacagaaaatacaaaaatgaggcagGCATGCTagcttgtgcctgtggtctcagctacttgggaagctgagactggaggatcgcttgagctgggaagcagaggttgcagtcagccaggattgtgccactgcactccagcctgggtgacagagcaaggccctgtctcaagaaaaaaaacaaaaaacaaaaaacaagaggaTTACACACCATGACCTAGTGGATTTTAGCCATGAATGCAagattgaacccaggaagtagaggttacagtgagccaaccTCACAGTGAGCTCTGTGAAGCAGGTCCGCTGTGCACTGGTTACCACTTCAGCCTACTGCCTCTTGGGCTGCACTTTTACTACTTTCCTGAATCCAGTGAGGCAGAACACTCTGCCTCACATACACAATCAGTCACATGAAACAGGTTTACTATTTATAGATAGGCCAGCCtgggaccaacatggtgaaccctagGATCTCTAAGTAAAACCAGTACAAAAAggttcagctgggcgtggtggcatacgccgTGTAAGTCCCAGCTGTACCTGCGCCAGTTTGCACCAGCAGAAGAGagacgcttgaacccaggaggccaagagGTTGTCTAGTGCCagccgacatcatgccattgcactccagcctgggctaacaGCAGCTAAAGGACATCCTGTTTCAAggggaaactgaaaaaaaaaaaatgcaattccaTGCCAATGGCCAGGATGTCAGGATGGTGCACGTACCAGTGCATTCTACAGCTACTCTTGGGAGACCGTAAGTGCAGGgagtggggggatcacttgaagtcaggagttcaaaaccagcctgggcaatgtagcaagatactgtgtctacttaaaaaaaaaaagaaaaaaaaagaaaaaaaaaaagccaggcgcagtggctcacgcctgtaatcccagcactttgggaggccgaggcaggcggattacctgagatcaggagttcaagaccagcctggacaagacggtaaaaccctgtctctactaaaaatacaaaaatcggccgggcgtggtggcgggtgcctgtgatcccagctactcgggaggctaaggcagagaattgcttgaacccaggaggcagtggtcacagtgagccgagatcacgccactgcactccagcctgggcgacagagctagactccgtctcaaaaaaaaaaaaaaattgagatagtgtctcactgtgtcacccaggattgagtgtagtggcatgatcatggctcactgcagcctcgacccccaggctctggtgatcctcccatttcagcatCCCAAACAGCCGAtactacaggtatgtgctaccaggcctggctaatttttgtaattttttgtaaagatggggtttcaccatattgcctaagctggtctcaaacgcctgagctcaagagacCCACTTAACTCAGTCTTCCAGGGTGTCAGAATTATAGGCATccgccactgtacccagcctaaatttttttttttttttttttttgccatacaaatggctggttttaatttttttagaggaaatactctaattaaaaaaaaagagctccaAAATATTTAACAGAATTTCCAGCAatgattatttctaaaatgtaaagatttgaaacataatttatacaaaactaaaaaacagaaggattcattcttgctttttccttttttaaaaaatccagacaATTTGTCACAAGAAAGTTCAGCATGTTGATAGCAGCTGTAGCCTCAGTCACCCTCGGAACTGCTGCCCCTCCTCATGAAGACAGAGCGCCGCACTGAGGACAGCAACACGTCTTCAATCGGCTTCTTGGGGTTTTCCTCCAGGTCCGTCATAATTGCTCCAGATTCAGACAGTTTCCATTCCAATTCATCTCTTGTCAGGTTCATGCCCCCAAACACCAGAGGACCAATAAACTGAGCCTTGATATCTCCTTCCAGGTAAACAAATATCGTGGGCAGATTCCTATCCGGATAATTGGGTATGCAGGTTGTTGAAATGGCTTTGATAAATTTGACATCAGGAAACTTCCTGGCAAGTCCACTGAGGTGCTGATTTATCAGGGCACACAGGGGAATTCCTTGTTTGTAAAGGTGCAAGACGACCCACAAGCCCTCGCCAGCTTTGGTAACTTCTTGAACATAATCCTTCCCTGAGATCTCTAAAACTTCTCCAAATTTATTCTTCAGTTTAGTTGCTTTCCACTCAGCCAGTCTCTGCCGTCTGTACATTTCAATAGCACGTTCATCCTCCTCATTAAACTCATCTTCATGATCCTCCAGCTCTTCCAAAGTCATATCTTCATATGTTTTCACCACTGACTGCTGGAGGATGTGCTGCTCCTCATCTGACTCCTCTTCCAGTTCTTTCAGACTTTCCTTGGGGGGTAAGATACCCTTTTTGCGTAAGATGTCATTCCACTCAGTGTCTGCGTTGGGGTCCTGCATCTTGTCTCCAGTTGCTCAAGCCAGctgtgcccttttttttttttttaaattaaaaaaaagaggccaggcgcagtggctcacgcctgtagtcccagcagtttgggaggccgaggcaggtggatcacctgaggtcaggagtccaagaccagcctggccaacatggtgaaacccctctactaaaaatgcaaaagttagccaggtgtggtggtgggcgcctgtaatcccagcaattcaggaggctgaggcagaagaatcacttgaacccgggaggcgaaggttgcagtgagccgagactgtgccactgcactctagcctaggtgacaagaacaaaactccgtctcaaaaagaaaaaaaaatccgaGAA
This window harbors:
- the LOC101006726 gene encoding phosducin-like protein 3, translated to MQDPNADTEWNDILRKKGILPPKESLKELEEESDEEQHILQQSVVKTYEDMTLEELEDHEDEFNEEDERAIEMYRRQRLAEWKATKLKNKFGEVLEISGKDYVQEVTKAGEGLWVVLHLYKQGIPLCALINQHLSGLARKFPDVKFIKAISTTCIPNYPDRNLPTIFVYLEGDIKAQFIGPLVFGGMNLTRDELEWKLSESGAIMTDLEENPKKPIEDVLLSSVRRSVFMRRGSSSEGD